Proteins from a single region of Bartonella sp. M0283:
- the hrcA gene encoding heat-inducible transcriptional repressor HrcA produces the protein MKHAAIPDELKSLDERSRDIFRRIVETYLNEGDPVGSANLSRQLPQSLSPATIRTIMSDLEHLGLIYSPHISAGRMPTQSGLRFFVDAFIEVGDLPEDERKAIETQVEEAGHSQSVEQFLTGASQILSGLSRGAGLVLSTKNEGTLKHIEFVRLDSSRAMAVLVTQNGDVENRIVNLPEGVTLSQLSEATNFLNAHIQGRTLSEAKAEISRQREETKAALDELSQHLVDQGLAVWGGEDQGRKTQLIVRGRGNLLEDVKAAEDIERLRHLFDDLETRESMMQLLDLAEEGSGVRIFIGSENKLFSLSGSSLIVAPYCDSNQHVLGALGVIGPTRLNYARIVPMVDYTAQLVSRLLK, from the coding sequence ATGAAACACGCCGCCATTCCGGATGAATTGAAAAGTCTCGACGAAAGATCCCGCGATATATTCAGGCGTATTGTCGAAACCTATCTGAACGAGGGCGACCCCGTCGGGTCAGCCAATCTGTCTCGACAATTGCCACAAAGCCTCTCGCCGGCAACCATCCGCACGATTATGAGCGATCTCGAGCATTTAGGGCTTATCTACTCGCCCCATATTTCTGCCGGTCGTATGCCGACACAATCTGGTTTGAGGTTTTTTGTAGATGCTTTTATCGAAGTGGGAGACCTTCCGGAAGATGAACGCAAAGCCATAGAAACACAGGTTGAAGAAGCAGGCCATAGCCAATCGGTTGAACAATTCTTGACCGGTGCAAGCCAAATTCTATCCGGTTTGTCACGCGGTGCCGGACTGGTGTTGTCGACAAAAAACGAAGGAACACTCAAACATATCGAATTTGTGCGTCTTGATTCATCGCGCGCCATGGCAGTTCTGGTAACCCAAAACGGTGATGTGGAAAATCGTATTGTCAATTTACCCGAAGGGGTAACATTGTCACAATTGAGCGAGGCAACAAATTTTCTCAACGCACATATTCAGGGGCGCACCTTAAGCGAAGCCAAAGCAGAAATCTCGAGGCAGAGAGAAGAGACCAAGGCCGCTCTTGATGAATTGTCGCAACATCTCGTCGATCAAGGGCTTGCCGTTTGGGGCGGCGAAGATCAGGGGCGTAAAACCCAGCTTATTGTGCGCGGGCGCGGCAACCTTCTGGAAGATGTCAAAGCTGCAGAAGATATTGAACGTTTGCGCCATCTTTTCGACGATCTTGAAACACGTGAAAGCATGATGCAGCTTCTTGACCTTGCCGAGGAAGGTTCAGGCGTTCGTATTTTTATCGGGTCTGAAAACAAACTGTTTTCGTTATCGGGCTCCTCTCTTATCGTTGCTCCTTATTGCGATTCAAACCAGCATGTTCTTGGTGCTCTCGGCGTTATCGGGCCAACCCGCTTGAATTATGCGCGTATTGTTCCGATGGTTGACTATACTGCCCAACTTGTCTCGCGACTTCTCAAATAG
- the hemW gene encoding radical SAM family heme chaperone HemW: MDEPFGIYVHWPFCAAKCPYCDFNSYVRLKGVDEDRFAKAFAREMATVREWTGPHKATTVFIGGGTPSLMSPKTVESLLKSIDRYWPIVDNAEITMEANPSSVEAERFHGYRSAGVNRLSLGVQSLNDEELKRLGRIHNVEQARFAIGLAREIFPRLSFDLIYARPHQTLQSWKHELEEAIDLAADHLSLYQLTIEEGTGFDRLYKAGKLKLPEADLSVDLYDLTQEITESHGLPAYEISNHAAANAQSQHNLIYWRYQQYVGIGPGAHGRFLPVSNGDFPDRRLVTITEKIPERWLELVEKQGHGIVEEEHLTKSEQAEEMVLMGLRLTEGLDLARYEKLANRGLNQSKVADLQQQGLVEMVGNSRIRATKKGRVVLNYIISELA; the protein is encoded by the coding sequence ATGGACGAGCCTTTCGGTATTTACGTCCATTGGCCATTTTGTGCCGCCAAATGTCCTTATTGCGACTTTAATTCCTATGTCCGGTTAAAAGGTGTGGATGAAGACCGTTTTGCCAAAGCTTTTGCAAGAGAGATGGCAACAGTGCGTGAATGGACAGGGCCTCATAAGGCGACAACTGTTTTTATCGGCGGTGGTACGCCATCGTTGATGTCGCCAAAAACAGTTGAATCATTGCTAAAAAGCATTGATCGTTATTGGCCGATTGTGGACAATGCCGAAATCACAATGGAAGCCAATCCTTCAAGCGTCGAGGCCGAGCGTTTTCATGGTTACCGTTCAGCCGGCGTCAACCGGCTTTCTTTGGGTGTCCAATCTTTAAACGATGAAGAATTAAAGCGCTTGGGGCGCATTCATAATGTCGAACAGGCACGTTTTGCTATTGGTCTTGCACGTGAGATTTTTCCGCGGCTTTCCTTTGACCTTATTTATGCGCGGCCCCACCAGACATTGCAATCATGGAAACATGAGCTGGAAGAAGCAATTGATCTCGCAGCTGACCATCTTTCGCTTTATCAATTGACCATTGAGGAAGGCACGGGGTTTGACAGGCTCTATAAAGCCGGAAAACTTAAATTGCCGGAGGCGGATTTGAGCGTCGATCTTTATGATCTCACTCAGGAAATAACCGAAAGTCACGGGCTTCCGGCTTATGAAATATCCAATCATGCGGCCGCCAATGCACAGTCGCAACATAATCTCATTTACTGGCGCTACCAGCAATATGTCGGTATTGGTCCGGGGGCGCATGGCAGGTTCCTTCCTGTTTCAAATGGCGATTTTCCGGATAGGCGATTGGTAACGATTACCGAAAAAATTCCCGAGCGCTGGTTGGAGCTCGTTGAAAAACAAGGCCACGGTATTGTTGAAGAAGAACATTTGACAAAAAGTGAACAGGCGGAAGAAATGGTCTTGATGGGCCTGCGCCTCACCGAGGGGCTTGATCTCGCCCGTTATGAAAAACTGGCGAATCGCGGATTGAACCAGAGCAAAGTTGCCGATCTTCAACAACAAGGCCTTGTAGAAATGGTGGGCAATAGCCGCATCCGTGCAACCAAAAAAGGTCGCGTGGTGCTGAATTATATTATCAGCGAACTCGCATAA
- the rdgB gene encoding RdgB/HAM1 family non-canonical purine NTP pyrophosphatase gives MRKLEGKKLVVATHNSGKLREIADLIGPFGFETTSAGELGLEEPEETGTKFEENAYIKAFFAAKSTGLPALSDDSGLEADALNKAPGVYTADWAIQSDGHRDFDKAMKKVEDALEKKGATTPDKRHGRFVSVLCLAWPDGHAEYFRGEIEGTLVWPPRGKKGFGFDPIFQPEGYDKTFGEMTAEEKHGWKPGDKHALSHRARAFKQFAEALLEN, from the coding sequence ATGAGAAAGCTTGAAGGGAAAAAACTGGTTGTTGCAACCCATAATTCCGGCAAACTCAGGGAAATAGCCGATCTTATTGGCCCGTTCGGGTTTGAAACCACATCGGCGGGCGAATTGGGATTGGAAGAACCGGAAGAAACCGGCACGAAATTTGAAGAAAACGCCTATATCAAGGCTTTTTTTGCTGCCAAATCGACAGGGCTGCCGGCCTTGTCGGACGATTCAGGGCTGGAGGCAGACGCTCTTAACAAGGCACCCGGCGTTTATACTGCCGATTGGGCTATTCAATCTGATGGACACCGCGATTTCGACAAAGCAATGAAAAAAGTTGAAGATGCATTGGAAAAGAAAGGTGCAACAACGCCTGATAAACGGCATGGCCGTTTTGTCTCGGTGCTTTGCCTTGCCTGGCCGGATGGTCATGCGGAATATTTTCGCGGCGAAATCGAAGGGACTTTGGTCTGGCCTCCGCGTGGCAAAAAGGGTTTCGGTTTCGATCCTATTTTCCAGCCGGAAGGCTATGACAAAACATTCGGTGAAATGACGGCTGAAGAAAAACATGGTTGGAAGCCGGGCGACAAACATGCTTTGTCCCACCGCGCGCGGGCTTTCAAACAATTTGCCGAAGCGTTACTGGAAAACTGA
- a CDS encoding ABC transporter substrate-binding protein has protein sequence MKAAFIHAVVLLNAFLFFTLSGFAEPVHFVLALARSTTTPAEETFTYAVPKQLGYFQEENINPSLLFTDGSTAALQAVASGSADIAYASSANIAAAVDKGVPLKAFAGITVRWPYFIGVPKGSTIKSIADLKGKRVGVISLASASYADLRANLKIAGLKESDVTIVPVGAGARAAAALNAKDIDAVDSYSDSFTVMRQNGVEFDLLQRPEEMNRLFSVTMVTSQKIFDEKPHELSAFARAAYKGMIYTKLYPDSALKLAFKEFPELGGSDNPTGQDAKNTAEAMAIALADSTPADKPDPASWGKWLDIPDERWQAVLSFAHQTGSTERLLHVKDVWSNSLMPEIYNFDIKTIVKKD, from the coding sequence ATGAAAGCAGCTTTCATCCATGCCGTTGTACTACTCAATGCGTTTTTATTTTTCACTCTATCCGGATTTGCCGAACCCGTGCATTTTGTTCTGGCGCTCGCCCGCAGTACAACAACGCCGGCGGAAGAAACATTTACCTATGCTGTTCCCAAACAACTTGGTTATTTTCAGGAAGAAAATATCAATCCGTCATTGCTCTTTACCGATGGCTCCACAGCAGCTCTCCAGGCAGTTGCATCCGGTTCTGCCGATATTGCCTATGCGTCGTCTGCCAATATTGCAGCCGCCGTCGACAAAGGTGTGCCACTCAAGGCATTTGCCGGAATAACGGTCAGATGGCCTTATTTTATCGGTGTCCCGAAAGGCTCCACTATCAAATCCATTGCCGATCTTAAAGGAAAACGCGTGGGCGTAATTAGCCTCGCTTCGGCTTCTTATGCTGATTTACGGGCGAATTTGAAAATTGCCGGCTTGAAAGAAAGTGACGTTACGATTGTACCCGTTGGTGCAGGTGCGCGCGCGGCAGCCGCGCTCAATGCGAAGGATATCGACGCAGTTGACAGCTATTCGGATAGTTTTACCGTTATGCGTCAAAACGGCGTCGAATTCGATCTTTTGCAACGTCCGGAAGAAATGAACCGCCTTTTCAGTGTTACTATGGTCACAAGCCAGAAGATATTCGATGAAAAGCCGCATGAACTTTCAGCTTTTGCACGCGCTGCCTATAAAGGCATGATCTATACCAAACTTTATCCCGATAGCGCCTTGAAACTTGCTTTTAAAGAATTCCCCGAACTCGGAGGTTCTGATAATCCAACCGGACAAGATGCCAAAAATACGGCCGAAGCTATGGCCATAGCACTTGCCGATTCGACACCGGCTGACAAACCGGATCCGGCAAGCTGGGGAAAATGGCTTGATATTCCTGATGAACGCTGGCAAGCAGTTTTGTCTTTTGCGCATCAAACAGGTTCAACTGAACGCCTGCTTCATGTAAAGGATGTCTGGAGCAATTCCTTAATGCCGGAAATTTATAATTTCGATATCAAGACAATTGTTAAAAAGGACTAA
- the hemC gene encoding hydroxymethylbilane synthase, with translation MRIRLGTRKSALARVQAESVAKLLRELDPTLTVETVLLGCVGDKDKHTSFQDIGNVGVFTKSGEEALLNREVDVVVHSLKDLPTVQPEGLVLASVPKREDPRDVLCGLKFDDIRGNHHKIGTGSIRRAAQLRSFFPDIEIVPVRGNVPPRLRRAVDKNGIDATILAAAGLKRLGLFEDSMECLNPQIFPYAVAQGALGIECRQGDRDILRLLKAIECKKSRAETDAERSLMKYLNAGCNLPVGVCSTWKNTMLYMKATVTGVDGLKQIVDYATTCTYGVEEMGKVLAERLLDKGAGELLRACTVNGNKKKVESLLKA, from the coding sequence ATGCGGATAAGGCTTGGAACACGGAAAAGTGCGTTAGCGCGCGTGCAAGCGGAAAGTGTGGCTAAGCTGTTGCGGGAGCTTGATCCTACATTAACAGTCGAAACTGTTTTGCTTGGCTGTGTAGGTGACAAAGATAAGCACACAAGTTTTCAGGATATTGGCAATGTCGGGGTTTTCACCAAAAGTGGTGAAGAAGCTCTGTTGAACCGTGAAGTCGATGTTGTTGTCCATTCTTTAAAAGACCTACCGACTGTTCAGCCGGAGGGACTTGTTCTTGCCTCTGTGCCAAAGCGCGAAGACCCGCGTGATGTTCTATGCGGCTTGAAATTTGACGATATTCGCGGCAATCATCACAAAATCGGCACCGGTTCCATTCGTCGTGCCGCCCAGCTCAGGTCGTTTTTCCCGGATATCGAAATTGTGCCGGTTCGTGGCAATGTACCGCCGAGATTACGCCGTGCTGTCGATAAAAACGGCATTGATGCAACAATTCTTGCTGCTGCGGGATTGAAACGGCTTGGCCTTTTTGAAGACAGCATGGAATGTCTCAACCCGCAAATATTCCCTTATGCCGTTGCCCAAGGGGCGCTCGGCATAGAATGCCGCCAAGGCGACAGAGATATTTTGCGGCTTCTCAAAGCGATTGAATGCAAAAAATCGCGTGCCGAAACCGACGCCGAACGGTCATTGATGAAATATCTCAATGCCGGATGCAATTTGCCTGTGGGTGTTTGCTCGACATGGAAGAACACAATGCTTTACATGAAAGCCACTGTAACGGGCGTTGACGGTTTGAAGCAGATTGTCGATTACGCGACAACTTGTACTTATGGTGTGGAAGAAATGGGCAAGGTTCTGGCAGAACGGCTCCTTGATAAGGGTGCCGGCGAACTGCTTCGGGCCTGTACAGTCAATGGTAATAAAAAAAAGGTTGAAAGCCTGCTAAAAGCCTGA
- a CDS encoding ABC transporter ATP-binding protein, whose amino-acid sequence MPSIKKPLITIKGLHKSYISKKDGTIDALKNVNLEIAEGAFIALVGPSGCGKTTLLKILAGLVDNFSGEVMLNDIAVTRPSPEVGFVFQDPTLLPWRTILQNILLPVELMHLDKREYHDRALMLMETVGLKGFENKLPNELSGGMRQRAGICRALIRDPKVLLMDEPFGALDAMTREVLNGELQNIWLESKKTVLFVTHSIPEAVFLADKVVVMSPRPGHIEEIVDVKLPRPRELQELTDKKVGKILGQIRQHFENFSMNC is encoded by the coding sequence ATGCCGTCTATCAAAAAGCCCCTTATCACTATCAAGGGATTGCATAAAAGCTATATAAGCAAAAAAGACGGCACGATTGATGCATTGAAAAATGTCAATCTGGAAATTGCCGAAGGCGCTTTTATTGCACTTGTTGGGCCATCCGGCTGCGGCAAAACAACGTTACTCAAAATCCTTGCCGGTCTTGTTGACAATTTTTCCGGCGAAGTCATGCTTAATGACATCGCCGTTACCCGTCCTTCGCCGGAAGTGGGATTTGTTTTTCAGGACCCTACGCTGCTTCCATGGCGCACAATTTTGCAGAATATCCTCTTGCCGGTCGAATTGATGCATCTTGACAAAAGAGAATACCATGACCGCGCTTTGATGCTCATGGAAACGGTGGGGCTTAAAGGATTTGAAAACAAATTGCCCAACGAGCTTTCAGGAGGAATGCGCCAACGTGCCGGAATTTGCCGTGCCCTTATCCGCGACCCGAAAGTTCTGCTTATGGATGAGCCATTCGGAGCGCTTGATGCAATGACCCGCGAAGTTTTAAATGGCGAATTGCAAAATATCTGGCTTGAAAGCAAAAAAACCGTGCTTTTTGTTACCCATTCCATTCCCGAAGCGGTATTTCTTGCCGATAAAGTGGTGGTGATGAGCCCGCGCCCCGGTCATATCGAGGAAATTGTCGATGTTAAATTGCCCCGTCCGCGTGAACTTCAGGAATTGACAGATAAAAAAGTCGGAAAAATTTTAGGTCAAATAAGACAGCATTTTGAAAATTTTAGTATGAATTGTTGA
- the rph gene encoding ribonuclease PH, which translates to MRPSNRASNEMRAVSFERHVNKHAEGSCLVKFGDTHVLCTASLEERVPNWMRNSGKGWVTAEYGMLPRSTGERMRREAASGKQGGRTMEIQRLIGRSLRAVVDLKALGEMQITIDCDVIQADGGTRTASITGAWVALYDCLGFMETRQMVLRNKVLKDHVAAISCGIYQGTPVLDLDYAEDSNAETDANFVMTGKGGIVEIQGTAEGDPFSEEQFSTLMSLAKGGIHDLIELQKKVIAS; encoded by the coding sequence ATGCGTCCGTCCAATCGTGCCAGCAACGAGATGCGCGCCGTTTCATTTGAACGTCATGTGAACAAACATGCCGAAGGGTCATGTCTGGTCAAGTTCGGTGATACCCATGTTTTATGTACCGCAAGCCTTGAAGAACGTGTCCCCAACTGGATGCGCAATTCCGGTAAAGGATGGGTTACAGCCGAATATGGTATGTTGCCCCGTTCAACCGGTGAAAGAATGCGCCGCGAGGCTGCTTCCGGCAAACAGGGTGGGCGCACCATGGAAATCCAGCGTTTGATCGGCCGTTCATTGCGCGCGGTTGTTGATTTGAAAGCCTTGGGCGAAATGCAGATTACCATTGACTGTGATGTCATTCAGGCCGATGGCGGAACACGCACGGCATCAATCACCGGAGCATGGGTTGCCCTTTATGATTGTCTGGGCTTTATGGAAACGCGCCAGATGGTCTTGCGCAATAAAGTGCTGAAAGACCATGTTGCGGCAATTTCCTGCGGCATTTATCAGGGAACACCGGTGCTTGATCTTGATTATGCAGAAGATTCCAACGCCGAAACCGATGCCAATTTTGTGATGACCGGCAAAGGCGGAATTGTTGAAATACAGGGAACAGCAGAAGGTGATCCGTTCAGTGAAGAGCAATTTTCAACTTTGATGTCTCTGGCTAAAGGTGGCATTCACGATTTGATTGAATTGCAGAAGAAAGTGATAGCTTCCTGA
- a CDS encoding ABC transporter permease: MFKNEKTLQALLVVVVFILVVGFWETSVRLWQVPAYLLPPPSLIFYQLVRLIKSALFWDNLGVTMAEVLLGYVCGIVLAAILGVAISQVRVFQLALLPYIIAFQTIPTVALAPIFLQWFGYGIASKIVMAALISFFPMLINVIAGLQSAGREEIQMLKAFGANEIQILLKVKLPASLPFVFAGLGLGIIFALIGAIVAEFVGAQKGLGKMLMQFNEQFNIAGQFAILVILALIGVIMHLMVSFAKHRIIFWDGQR, encoded by the coding sequence ATGTTCAAAAATGAAAAAACACTTCAAGCATTGCTTGTTGTTGTTGTTTTTATTCTGGTTGTCGGCTTCTGGGAAACTTCGGTCCGGCTATGGCAGGTTCCTGCCTATCTTTTGCCACCGCCCAGTCTCATCTTCTACCAGCTTGTCCGGCTGATAAAGTCGGCGCTTTTTTGGGATAATCTCGGCGTTACCATGGCCGAAGTTTTGCTGGGCTATGTTTGCGGCATAGTGCTTGCGGCAATTCTTGGCGTCGCCATTTCGCAAGTTCGCGTTTTCCAGCTTGCGCTCTTGCCCTATATCATTGCTTTCCAGACGATACCGACAGTTGCCCTTGCACCGATTTTTCTGCAATGGTTCGGCTATGGCATTGCATCAAAGATTGTTATGGCCGCGCTTATTTCGTTTTTCCCGATGCTTATCAACGTGATTGCCGGTTTACAATCGGCCGGACGCGAAGAAATCCAGATGCTCAAGGCTTTCGGTGCCAACGAAATACAGATTTTGCTGAAAGTAAAATTGCCGGCTTCCCTGCCATTTGTTTTTGCAGGTCTTGGCCTTGGCATTATCTTTGCCCTGATTGGTGCAATTGTTGCCGAATTTGTCGGTGCCCAAAAGGGCTTGGGCAAAATGCTTATGCAATTCAACGAGCAGTTCAATATTGCCGGTCAATTCGCCATTCTTGTCATTCTGGCACTTATTGGCGTTATTATGCATTTGATGGTCAGTTTTGCAAAACATAGAATCATTTTCTGGGATGGACAAAGATAA
- the mce gene encoding methylmalonyl-CoA epimerase: MYHFGRLNHVAIAVPDIEQAAELYRSVNNGVSPVQDLPEHGVRIVFVELPNTKLELMSPLGDNSPIAKFLEKNPKGGLHHICFEVDNILKMRDQLVAEGIRILGDGNPKTGAHGKPVLFIHPKDFDGTLVELEEV; the protein is encoded by the coding sequence GTGTACCACTTTGGCCGACTGAACCATGTCGCAATCGCCGTACCGGATATCGAACAGGCTGCCGAACTTTATCGTTCCGTGAACAATGGTGTTTCGCCTGTTCAGGATCTGCCTGAACATGGCGTCAGAATTGTTTTCGTTGAACTGCCCAATACAAAACTCGAACTGATGAGCCCGTTGGGAGATAATTCACCAATCGCAAAATTTCTTGAAAAAAATCCGAAAGGTGGCCTCCACCACATCTGTTTTGAAGTCGATAATATTCTAAAAATGCGCGACCAGCTTGTTGCAGAAGGAATTAGGATCCTCGGCGACGGAAATCCTAAAACCGGTGCACATGGGAAACCCGTTCTATTCATCCATCCGAAAGACTTTGATGGAACATTGGTAGAGCTTGAAGAGGTTTAA